The nucleotide window agttcagatcaaaaatattaacaatagtatattaatatttaaaataattttaattgcAAGAATGATAAtgattaaactaaaatataaagttttgggtttttgggtGGTATAGTCCAAAGGGCTTAAGTACAAAATATCTAGTCCAAAGGGCTTAGTTCCAAAATATGACACCAGTCCACCCTTGATAAGGCTCCTATCAAGAGCATGTTGGGAGAATGTTTCTCATGTGGAGAGATCACGCGTCTTAGTGTTGGCGTAATGTTTGTGGTTTCCTTCCTCACGCATTCCCAAACATGGACAAGACTCACGCATTCCCAAACATGGACAAGACTCACGCATTCCCAAACATGGACAAGGATTTAATGGAATTGGGCCCGATTTCAAACGCCATTTACATGTTTAATAACGATACTATCCGGTTGAGAAAATTGTGTAGGCGAGCATGCCTTACCGCAAGCTACCTCGTTACTTGACATAAAGGCTGTAGCTATTTGGATGAATAAGTGTTCAGGATTTGGGATACAAAGCTGTAGTTTTTCGAAGCAGAAAGACACTCGAGGAGTTTAAAGACTTTAAATTATAGCCTTATGGGCCCACACTTCAACCTTATTGACAAAACATCTCTTCGCTTTTGCATTTTAGACACTGCGAATGTTATTGGAGTAATACTGTATCAATCATCATCAACTGTATTAGGATTACAAATCACTGTGACTCAAGTAAACGTATAAATGTAATTAGATTAATTAGAATAAGATATTCGACTGTGCAATTTAGACCAGACTTGGATTTGAGGAACAGCAGAGCTAAGACAGTGGCTTAACACTAAACAATACTGACAAAGACAGTGTTGTACCGTACATCGCAAACATGTAACTACAGAAACAAGACATCAAACACATGTTCTAAGTCAATAAATAATATACCAGTAAAGTTCTCTAtcaccaaaaccgaaaaacgctTTATCGACGCTGCTTCCTTCGTGTTTTGAACGGGAACTGAGACTGCGGCGATGGTGAGAACTCTCTAGGCAACTCCGGTGGGCTCATCGCTCCTGTAAGCATCCCTAAAACATCTTTCATAGAAGGTCGCGAGACCGGTGATCTCTGCAGACACTGAAGCGCCACCTTAATGCACAAAACCGCTTGTTCCTGATCCAAAAACCGCAGCTTCTCATCAACCAGATCGCCGAGTCTACCTCTCCTGGCGAGTTTCCGCGCCCACGACATGAGATTCGCGCGCTGTATGATCTCAGACGCCGGTCCCGACACATCCAGGGGACGCCGTCCCGAGACCAGGACTAACAGCAGAACTCCGTAGCTATACACATCACACTTCTCAGAAACGTCGTCTATGTTGTTAGCACCACAACACTCCGGAGCAACGTAACACATCGTCCCTCTCATGCTCGGCGTGCTACTCACCCCGCAGCTCTTAGCTGAATCGCGGCTGTTTTTCCGCCGCGCTCTCCACTGCTCACCGGTTAACCCGTCTAACCACCAATCTATGCTGCTGCTTGTAATACTGTTACTGCTACTCACATCATCGCTTTGAAACTCAGACTCCAAagtattcttcttcttcttcttcttcttcctcactctctTAGCTAACTCTTTCCGATACTCATCCTTCCACcattctctcttcttcttcttatcctcATCTAACGAGAGCCACCACTCTAGTCTCTTgctactcttcttcttctccatcttgcCACTCGACAACGAAGCTGCTTCAGAGGTTTCAGCAATCCACTCCTTCTTCACTTCAGATCCAATCCACTGCCTCACATAGTCCTTCACATtccctcctccaccaccaccaccatcaccatTGCCTTCTTGCTTCCACCACCAATCTTTATTCTCAATCTCCTTCCCATTTCTTCTCACCACCTCCATCTCTGGAGAAACAGAGACACTCGTCATCGTCGTCTCCGGTGACGTCATAGGCACCGGGGACTCATTAACCTTACAAACACTCACCGGAGACTGATCAGTTAATCCAAAGTTAGACTCCACATCATACTCAGTACCATTAGTCATCACACTCTCTACAGATTCACTCTCGGGCCCCACCGTAACCGCCACTTGCTCTAACTTCAACCTCGCTAAACCAAAATCAGCGATCTTAGCATTGAATCCGCGATCCAACAGAACGTTACTCGGCTTCAAATCGCCGTGAATCACCGGCGGATCCAATCCGTGGAGATGCTCGATCCCTCTCGCGACGTCGACCGCCACGAGGAACCGCCGCTTCCACTCCATCAGCTCGGGGGCCTTGCGGCGGAGAAGCGCGTCCTGGAGGTTACCGTTCTCCATCATCTCGTAGACGAGAGCGAGACGGCGCCGTTTCAGGTCGCGCGAGAATCCGACGACGGAGACCACGTGAGGAGAAGAGGAATCGAGTTTGCCGGCGAAGAAGAGCTCGTTCTGAAACTCCCTCTCTCCCTGGAGAGATCCCGAGTCCATCACCTTGACGGCGACGCTACCGCCGCCGGAAGGTAAGGCGCCGCGGAACACGGAGCCGAATCCGCCTTGACCTAGCTTGTTCTCCGGGGAGAAGGAGGCGGTGGCTCTCCGGAGAGTGGTGTAGGAGAATTCTTGGAGGGGAGGTCTCTGAGGCGGCGTGGAGGAGGAGACCACCGCGGCGGAGGAGCGGCGTTTGCGGTTGTTGGATTTGCAGAAACAGAGGGAGAGggtgaagaagagagagaggccCACGCCGGCGGCTATGAGCGGCGCGGAGATGCGAGTGGTTGAGTCACGGTGAGTTGACGACGGTTGGGTCGCCGGTGACGGCGACGGGATTGCTCGCGACGGCATAAGGTTTGATTGGTCGAAGCGGAACCATAAACCGgaagatatttatttatgaattttcttcttttttttaggAACACATTGAAGATGAGCTGTTAGGAAATGTTTGTGGTCACACAGTAGTTAATGACTTTTCTTACattaaatgatttttctttattgCATCACGCAACGACTATTATTAATGTTTGACAGTTGACACTCTGTGActttttactaaataatttttttttatcaagagcatctccaattccactctatttttcactttaaaatagagtttaaaaTAAGAAATGCTCTAATAGtactctatttctcactctataatagagtgaaaaataggtttactccaaatataaagtaagttgttttttttttgttcatcactctattttctactctaaaatatagTACTATTGGAGCAAActccatctctattatagagtcactctattttagaatataaaatagaatGAACTCTTGGAGATGTTAGTTTAGTGATTAAGTTCCGTATTATCACGTACATGTGTTAATGTCATTGGtgtttttaatagtattaaacTTAGAATGTATAATTAAACAGTTTAATTTCACATGGGTCACTAAGGTTGGATAGGGGCCAGAAGGGTCAAGTGTAATAAGAAAATCATTTGgaacatttggatttttatttaattttctttgacactagattttatttaatttttttttgacaacagattttatttaattagatataGGAATTCAACAATGAAAATGGCACTAAACTAACCACATATGGGTGGTAGTGATATGTGAATTTTGGTGGGTTAAACGATTCAAGTTTGAAGCAATTTCACAATACTAAACATATGTGACAAGGTAACATTGGTCTTTAATTCCTATTACAAGTAATCGAATCTATCTGGCACAAAATACACAAGTTAAAATTCGGTCcaccaaaatataaaatggCACTAAACTCTGCTGATAATTTATCAAATGAacagtaatatttattttttaaatgcaCTATGGGCTCGGCGACCTCGATTGTCAATTTTTTGGCATACCATTATTCTTAGATGACTTGACTAACTTGTGTATTTTGTTGCAAGCAGATCTTTTACGACTTTAATTAACATTTACACAGACTTACTATTGGTTTAAGCTGCATAGTGTGTAGAAACAAACTGagttatcttcaaaaaaaaaaaaaaaactgagttGGGAATATATGGATTGTTAAGAGAAAATGCTATTATTACCTGAtgacttttttaaaaatccatTTGCTTGcctatttattaaaaaatgacgtagacaacaaacaacaacaacaaaaagagaaaaagaacatTTGCAACTACAATATTAGCCTTTTTATGCACcaagttttagcaaaaaaaaacattagccTTTCTTACTATTTACCATTCATGTGAAAGATAATTCATAGATAAACAACACCATTCTTCTTGATATTGGATCACCAAACTCAATTAAAT belongs to Raphanus sativus cultivar WK10039 unplaced genomic scaffold, ASM80110v3 Scaffold2081, whole genome shotgun sequence and includes:
- the LOC108848082 gene encoding receptor-like serine/threonine-protein kinase At4g25390, whose protein sequence is MPSRAIPSPSPATQPSSTHRDSTTRISAPLIAAGVGLSLFFTLSLCFCKSNNRKRRSSAAVVSSSTPPQRPPLQEFSYTTLRRATASFSPENKLGQGGFGSVFRGALPSGGGSVAVKVMDSGSLQGEREFQNELFFAGKLDSSSPHVVSVVGFSRDLKRRRLALVYEMMENGNLQDALLRRKAPELMEWKRRFLVAVDVARGIEHLHGLDPPVIHGDLKPSNVLLDRGFNAKIADFGLARLKLEQVAVTVGPESESVESVMTNGTEYDVESNFGLTDQSPVSVCKVNESPVPMTSPETTMTSVSVSPEMEVVRRNGKEIENKDWWWKQEGNGDGGGGGGGNVKDYVRQWIGSEVKKEWIAETSEAASLSSGKMEKKKSSKRLEWWLSLDEDKKKKREWWKDEYRKELAKRVRKKKKKKKNTLESEFQSDDVSSSNSITSSSIDWWLDGLTGEQWRARRKNSRDSAKSCGVSSTPSMRGTMCYVAPECCGANNIDDVSEKCDVYSYGVLLLVLVSGRRPLDVSGPASEIIQRANLMSWARKLARRGRLGDLVDEKLRFLDQEQAVLCIKVALQCLQRSPVSRPSMKDVLGMLTGAMSPPELPREFSPSPQSQFPFKTRRKQRR